TCATTAAAAGAATTTGCAAAATTTACAGAAACTAAAATATTTGAATAATTCTGAAACCTTCAGTTTTATTTTTTAATAATTAATTGTAAATTGTATTTTCAAAAATTACTTTGAAATAGAAAATGAAAAAATCAAATTTTCGCTTAATATTTATTATATTCTCCCTTATTATACTTTCCGGTATTTCTTATTCACAAAATCTCACTCAAATTGTAAGAGGCAGAATTGTAGATATTGACACAAAAAATCCTTTACCCGGTGCTGTTGTAATTATCCTTAACTCAAATCCTGTAATTGCTGTTATTACAGATAACAACGGAAATTTTGAATTAAAAAAAGTTCCGATAGGAAGATGTTCATTTAAAATATCATATCTTGGTTACGAAGATATTTTGATTAATGATAAGATGATAAATTCGGGAAAAGAAACTATCTTAAACATTCAACTTCAAGAAAAATATTTTCAAAATGAAGAAATAATTATACACGGAAACAGTGAAAAAGACAAAGCAATAAGTGATATTGCCATTGTCAGTGCAAGAACATTTTCGATTGAAGAAAGTAATCGATATGCCGGCGGATTTAATGACCTTTCCAGAATGGCTACTGCATTTGCAGGAGTAGCATCTTTAAATGGAGAGACAAATGAAATAGTAATTCGCGGAAACTCACCGAGAGGATTATTGTGGCGTATTAACGGTATTGAAGTTTCTAACCCCAATCATTTTCCTCGTGGCGACGGCTCTTCGGGAGGGGGGATAAGTATAATTACTTCCGATATTATTTCAAATTCTGATTTTTTCACAGGTGCATTTCCTGCAGAATACGGAAATGCTTTATCAGGTGTTTTTGATATTAATTTAAGAGAAGGAAACAGCAACAAACATGAATTTGCACTTAAACCGGGTGCAGTAGGTGTCGAAGCTACGGCAGAAGGTCCGCTCTTTAAGAAAAGTACAAGCTCTTATTTGGTAAATTACAGATATTCAACTCTTGCAATGATTGAAAAGCTTGGCTTTAATGTTATTGACAATACAGTTATCCCGACTTTTCAAGATATTGCCTTTAATTTTACGCTTCAAACTAAAAATGCGGGAACATTTAATTTATTCGGCTTTGGCGGTATAAGTGATGCCGGAGAGAAAGCAATTATTGATACAAGTCTTTGGGTTAACGCAAGTGATAACCGGAATGAATTTGAAATTCATAAAACCGGAGTTGCAGGTATTAAAAATATGTTTGTTTTTCCGAATCATAAAAGCTATTTGCACACAATATTATCAATGAACCTTGAACAAAGTTCTGTATATCTCGATTCTCTTGATTATAATTATCAAGCAAACAGGTTATATGACGAAGATATAAAATATCAATTTGCTCGTTTTTCAATGAAATTTAATCATAAATTCAATGTAAAGAATACTTTAAGAACCGGATTTATTTACAATTTCATGGGATTTAATTTATCTGCAAATCAAATTAATTCAACAGGAAGTTTAACACAATTTATTGATAATACGGGAAATTCGACACTAATACAAATGTATATAAATCATAAACACAGAATAAATGAAAACATTACTGTAAATACAGGCATTCATAGTATGAATTTCTTTTTGAATAAAGAAATAACATTTGAACCTCGGTTAGGAATACGTTGGAACTTTGCAAAAAAACATGCTTTAAGTTACGGTTTCGGATTACATAGTCAAACAGAGGCTATTTCTACATATTTTACTAAAATTTATGATGAATTTGGAAACTATGTTGAATCAAATCAAAACTTAAAACTTGCAAAATCAATACATAATGTAATTGCATACGATTTTTCATTAAATAAATATCATCGTTTGAAAATTGAAATGTATCAACAATATTTATTTGACATTCCTGTCAGTACGGATACAAACAGCACATTTTCAACAATTAACAGCAGAGGCGGATTAAATAGTTTCGAACTTAATAACAAAGGGAAAGGATATAATTACGGTATTGAATTAACTCTTGAAAGATTTTTATATAAAAACCTTTATTTTTTAAGCACAATATCATTATTTGATTCAAAATATAAAGCACCTGACGAAAAAATATATAATACTCTTTACAACAGCAATTTTATGTTTAATTTTCTTGCCGGAAAAGAATTCATGGCAGGCAAAAAAAGAAACAGTATTTTGGGTATTAACACTAAAATATTTTATAAAAAAGGAAACAGACTAACACCGATAAATATTGAATTGTCAAAACAAGCAGGGCAAACAGTTTATATTTATGAAGAATCCTATCAAAACAGAATGTCTGATTTTATTCGCTGGGATGCAGGCATAAGTTTCAGACAAAATAAAAAGAAATATTCTTGGATTTTTTCATTAGACATACAAAATATTCTGAATCGAAAAAATATCTATTCAGAATATTACAACCCGGATACAGAGGAACTTGCATATCGTTATGCTTTGCCGTTAATTCCTGTTTTTAATTTAAAAGTTGAGTTTTAACTAAATACTTAACTTAAAAAATCAAAAACAAAATTGGAATAACTATACCTAAAGTAATATAAATACCACCTCTGCCCCATGCACCTTTTTTGCCTCTGACCATAAATAACGAAGTTACTGCAAACAATATCAAGGCTCCTGCAAAAATATCCGAAAACCATGTCCACCATTTATTCGGATTATAATGCAAATAATTTGATTGATAAAAAACAGGCCTTTTGCTTACAAACTCAGCCATAACTTCTCCTGTTGACGGTTTTACCGTAACAGAAGAACGACCGCTGAGGTAAATTCTTAAAATACCACCTCTTTCTACAAAATTATAACTTTTATATTCATCTTCCGAATCAAATTCTTTTAAAAGAGTTAATATTTTTGCTTCTGAAATATGTTCTTTTGACAAATCAATATCAGTATTAATTCTCTTAATATCAACAATATAATTTGGATCCCAATCTTTCATGTGGTTCAATGCAATACCTGAAATACCGTAAATAATTGTTGCACCCACAAAAAAGAAACCTATATCTCTGTGAAGTATTCTACTCCACTTTCTTAACTTTTTCATCAAATTATAAACTAAAAAAAACTTCCAAGCCACTTTTTTTAAGACTTGGAAATTAAAATTATAAATTTATTTCTTAATTTACTTTTTTTCTTTGTGGGAAACATATTTCAAAGAATATTCTGAAAAATGATCTACTCCGGCCTCTTGTAAAGAATCTCTGATTTGTTGTATCTCAGCTTCAACTTGTGCTAAATACTCTTTATCAGCATCTGTTCCTTCGCTGTGACTGCCCTGAGCATGTTCCCACCATTTATTTAAATAGTCATCATCAATTTTTTCTTCTTCAACAACACCGATAACAGCAACTTTGCTTCCGGACAAATCTTCGTCATAACGCTCATCATTAAAAACATGTAAACTAAAATCTCCGTCAACAAGAAGTATTTTTTTTCCGCCGTGTTTACAAACATGGTCAACTATTCCCGATACTTCAATTTCTTTTCCTACAAATTCACCTGCTTTTGATTCAAAATCGGCAACAGCAACCTCAGGCATTAAAAAATCTTCAATAATAGTAGTATCAGCATTTTGCACATTTGATTCATCATCATTACATGCAGTAAAAATAATTGCAATAAAACTTACAAATAAAATCTTTTTAATCATAATAAATATATTTTTTGGTTTTTAAAAACGTGCATAGATAAACATTATTTTTTAAATCGACAATAAAACTTGATTGTTATTTATCAATGTCTTACATTGAATTTTATCGACTATTTTATAGGGTCGAATTTAACATCCTCTGAAATATTTAATTTTGCTGTTAATCAAAAATATAATATATTCGACCGTTTTTTTAATTCAAAATTATAATCTAAAAAAAAAATATGTTTAATTCAAAAATGACAGGAGTAGGACATTATGTTCCTGAAAATATTGTTACAAACCATGACTTGGAAAAAATAATGGATACTTCTGATGAATGGATACAAGAAAGAACAGGAATTAAAGAAAGGAGATTCTATAGACCGGCAGAAAGACCTTCTACTGCTATAATGGCATTTAAAGCTTCTAAAATAGCAATGGAGCGTGCAGGAGTAACAGCTAATGATATTGATGCAATTATTTTTGCCACTTTAAGTTCTGATTTTTATTTTCCGGGAAGCGGTGTTTTATTACAAAATATGCTTGAAATGGGAACAAAACCGGCAATTGACGTAAGAGCACAATGTTCAGGTTTTATTTATGCATTATCTGTTGCTGATCAATATGTAAAAACAGGAATGTATAAAAAAGTTCTTGTTGTAGGAGCCGAAACACAAAGTATGGGTATTGATTTATCAACAAGGGGAAGAGATATGAGTGTATTATTCGGTGACGGTGCCGGTGCAGCTGTTTTGGAAGCAACAGAAGAAGAAGGTACAGGAATTTTGTCAACACACTTACATGCACAAGGAGAATTTGCAGAAGCGTTATGCAGAAGAGATCCCGGCACAGGCAGAGAAAAGGTTAATTATCCCGGAATGCACGAAGATTATAAGAATAACAGTCCGCAAATGGACGGTCAGTTAGTATTTAAAAATGCTATC
The sequence above is drawn from the Bacteroidales bacterium genome and encodes:
- a CDS encoding PepSY-associated TM helix domain-containing protein, with the translated sequence MKKLRKWSRILHRDIGFFFVGATIIYGISGIALNHMKDWDPNYIVDIKRINTDIDLSKEHISEAKILTLLKEFDSEDEYKSYNFVERGGILRIYLSGRSSVTVKPSTGEVMAEFVSKRPVFYQSNYLHYNPNKWWTWFSDIFAGALILFAVTSLFMVRGKKGAWGRGGIYITLGIVIPILFLIF
- a CDS encoding TonB-dependent receptor; this translates as MKKSNFRLIFIIFSLIILSGISYSQNLTQIVRGRIVDIDTKNPLPGAVVIILNSNPVIAVITDNNGNFELKKVPIGRCSFKISYLGYEDILINDKMINSGKETILNIQLQEKYFQNEEIIIHGNSEKDKAISDIAIVSARTFSIEESNRYAGGFNDLSRMATAFAGVASLNGETNEIVIRGNSPRGLLWRINGIEVSNPNHFPRGDGSSGGGISIITSDIISNSDFFTGAFPAEYGNALSGVFDINLREGNSNKHEFALKPGAVGVEATAEGPLFKKSTSSYLVNYRYSTLAMIEKLGFNVIDNTVIPTFQDIAFNFTLQTKNAGTFNLFGFGGISDAGEKAIIDTSLWVNASDNRNEFEIHKTGVAGIKNMFVFPNHKSYLHTILSMNLEQSSVYLDSLDYNYQANRLYDEDIKYQFARFSMKFNHKFNVKNTLRTGFIYNFMGFNLSANQINSTGSLTQFIDNTGNSTLIQMYINHKHRINENITVNTGIHSMNFFLNKEITFEPRLGIRWNFAKKHALSYGFGLHSQTEAISTYFTKIYDEFGNYVESNQNLKLAKSIHNVIAYDFSLNKYHRLKIEMYQQYLFDIPVSTDTNSTFSTINSRGGLNSFELNNKGKGYNYGIELTLERFLYKNLYFLSTISLFDSKYKAPDEKIYNTLYNSNFMFNFLAGKEFMAGKKRNSILGINTKIFYKKGNRLTPINIELSKQAGQTVYIYEESYQNRMSDFIRWDAGISFRQNKKKYSWIFSLDIQNILNRKNIYSEYYNPDTEELAYRYALPLIPVFNLKVEF
- a CDS encoding ketoacyl-ACP synthase III; this encodes MFNSKMTGVGHYVPENIVTNHDLEKIMDTSDEWIQERTGIKERRFYRPAERPSTAIMAFKASKIAMERAGVTANDIDAIIFATLSSDFYFPGSGVLLQNMLEMGTKPAIDVRAQCSGFIYALSVADQYVKTGMYKKVLVVGAETQSMGIDLSTRGRDMSVLFGDGAGAAVLEATEEEGTGILSTHLHAQGEFAEALCRRDPGTGREKVNYPGMHEDYKNNSPQMDGQLVFKNAIKRMPEVTMEALAANNLTADDIDMFLPHQANLRISQMVQKFLRLPDEKVYNNIQKYGNTTAATIPILLSELWEQGRIKKGQLFVLAAFGSGFTWASALIRW